A segment of the Halorubrum sp. BV1 genome:
AACCAATATGGATCGACACAGATACACTACTGTGAATCTCACCATACGGAAGGTAGCAACAACCACATAAACATGACCCGATTATTGTATACTGAGCGATCAACGTCCTAGCGCCTGATCAATCTATATGGAATAATATGTTTTATGATGTCTATTCAGGCCGGTATAGTTTCAAGCAGACCAAGCACCCCTCTGTTGAACTATGACTGATAACTGCTACTTGTGTGGTCGCGAGGTTCACTCTTCCACATTTGAGACTGTCGGTGAACAATCGTTCTGTTCGAGTGGTTGCCACGATGTGTATACGACGCTCGGAGCTTCCGATTCTCCCGATGCCACGCAAACCTCATCTGAGAGCAAGATCGAAGAGGGAGACGACACGGGTCCTCCCAATCAACATCGTTCTCAAACGTTCCTCCGGATCGACGGAATGTATTCTGCGACGTGTGAGGCGTATCTTGAATCTCTTGCCGATAAACAAGAGGGAGTGGCTAGTGCCGAGGCGAGTTACGTCACGGAGACGATCCGAGTTGAACACGACCCAGCCATTGTTTCGAAGGAATCGTTGCGCGAGGCACTGAGCTCGCTGGGTTACACCGCGTATCTCCGTGAAGATGCCTCATCAGACGTGGGTGAGGCCGGTGGCACGACACGTCGATCGCGGGAGATGGGTGGGATTCGAAAGCGCCGAGACGACCAGCTCTTGGGTATGCGATACTCCGTTGGGTTCCTCTTCGGTGCGTTTCTGTTGGTTCCATACGTTGCGATCCTCTATCCAGCGCAGCTCGCGTCGATTTTCGACTGGCAAGTGCTCGAAATATTTGAGGGCACATTTCGGCTAAACAGTCAAGGGGCATTCGTGTTCCTCCGACTGTATTTCGTGATGACTGGTATCATTCTCGTCTTCACCGGTCTGCCAGTGTTGCGTGGCGCGTATATCAGTCTCAAAATGCGACGCCCGAACACCGACCTGTTGGTTGCGCTCACCGCCGTTAGCGCGTACGCGTACAGTACGGCTGCCGTTATTCTCGGGCAAAACGACATTTTCTATGATCTCGCGATCATCGTCACGGCTGCGGTTACCGCGATGGTATTCTACGAATCGTCGATCAAACAGCGGGCACTTGATCGTCTCACCGAACTCACCATTTCACAGGTCGAGAGTACACGAACGTACGACTCGGACGGGGAGACTCAGGAAGTTCGCGTGGAGGATCTCAGTACAGGGGATGTCGTGCTCGTCCGACAGGGCGAACGTGTTCCAATAGACGGTGAACTGGTTGAAGACAGTTGTACCGTCGACGAAGCGATCGTGACAGGGGAGTCACTTCCGGTGCTCAAACGCGCCGGCGACGACGTGATCGGGGGGTCGATCGTGACGGACGGGGCAGCGTTGGTCCGTGTCGCCCCGGACCTAACGAGTAGTATCGACCGGATAACGACTGCCGTCTGGGACCTACAGAGCGCGACTCACGGCGTCCAACGCCATGCTGACCAACTCGCGTCGTACGCCGTCTTCCTCGTCGTCGGAGCCGCTGTCGCGGTTGGCGGCGTCGGTGTACTCGCATTCGGGATGGGCCTGCCAGATGCCCTCCTCCTCGCGCTGTTGATCATCCTTGCCGGCTCACCGTGGGCTCTCGGCCTTGCGACGCCCCTGTCGGTCGCGAAGAGCCTCTCCAGTGCGCTCCGCCGCGGGATCATCATCTTCGACGAAACAGTTTTTGAACGGCTCCGCGACGTCGATATCGTCGTCTTCGATAAGACGGGGACACTCACAACCGGAGAGATGGAAGTGATCAAAGCGGACGCGCCTCCCGAGTTGCTCGACGCCGTCGCCGCACTCGAACAACGGGCGTCACATCCCGCCGCGAACGCTATCACGACGGCATTCGCTGGGAAAGACGGTAGCGACGGCACAGCGGATCAGCCGGACTCCGGAGATGACGCGGCCGGAACGGAAGGCGTCGGTCAGATACGCGAGTTCACGAACCATCGGTCCGGTATCGAAGGCGTGATCGGCAACACATCGTACCTCGTCGGAAACCTTGATCTGTTCGCAGAACAGGGGTGGACCGTCGACGACGACATCCGATCTCGGATCGCCGACGCCCAGGAATTCGGACAGCTTCCGGTGGTCGTCGGTCGTGACGGGACAGCAGAGGGGCTGATTGTCGTCGGGGACGAGCCGCGAGACGGCTGGGATGACACCGTCTCTCGGCTTGGGGAACGGGGCACGGAGATCGTCGTCCTGACCGGCGACGACGAGGAGGCAACGGACTTCTTCAAGCGACACGACGCCGTGACGCACGTCTTTGCGACGGTTCCGCCGGAGGGGAAGACGGCAACGATCCGGCGGCTCAAATCTGATGGGGAGGTCGCGATGGTCGGTGACGGTACCAACGACGCCCCGGCCCTCGCCGCTGCCGACCTCGGTATCTCTCTGGGCGGCGGTACAGCACTAGCCGCCGACGCTGCCGACATTGCCATCGTCGACAACGACATCCGCTCTGTCGAAACCGCCTTCGACCTCGCGGGAGCGGCTCGCCGCCGCGTGAAACAGAACAACCTCCTCGCGTTCTCCTACAATGGTATCGCCCTCGCGGCGTTGGCTGTCGGGTTCTTCAATCCGCTGACGGCAGCGGCCGCGGTCATTGCCGGCGGTGGGTTGATCGCGGTAAACACTCAACGGAAGCTAATTTGATGAGGGGTACGGCCTCCAAACGAGCACGGATCCGAGCTGTCTCACCGACGTGGTATGAAGGGTGGATATCAAGGTTCGCGCATCGTTGATCCGACTGTTGGGGTCACCATCCGGCTCCTCATTCCTTCTGTTTCTTAAGGACTATGCTTGTCTAGATACTACTACAACTATGGAGTTCGACTTTACACGTTCGGTGGTTCCGCTCGCCGTGATCGTCGCTGTCGCAACGGTCGCGCTAACCGCAGTGATGGCACCTTCGACCGTATTTATGATGGTTCTTCCCTCGATGATCGCGTTCTCGGTGGTCGCGTACTTTTTCGGGATGAAACACGGCGAATTCCGCGTTAGTCCGTAGCGGTCCTGTCCGGTACTGCCCCCAAACTCACAGTGTCCGTCCGTCTGAAGCGTCTTCATTCGGGTTACTACGTCCGGTGGTCCGCACTTCGTTTCAACAAAACTTGATGAACGATCAGCAACGGAGGATCGATGTGGCCGAGACGCCTATTCTGTGACTCCCGTACTGATCTCAGACGTATCTTTTCGGATAGGTGCTGGGGAGTCAATCGAATACACGAGCGTGCCGGTGAACAGTGCGATGCTACCTAACAAGAATATTGAACTCAGTGGCGACGCCGAATCGACGAAGATCCAGTATATCGGCGCCGCGATCGTCGGGCCGGCCGCGATGACGGCGACTTGGGAGACGAGTGGCCCACAACACCCACACGTACACGCACCGACGACCGTCGCCGTCCCGGCCGTGCTCTGTGTGGCGCCCGCCTGCCGATCGAGACGCCACGAGTGAGCGACGGCGGCTGCGTTCAATCCCACGAGAACGCCGAGTAGTCCCAGTACGATGACCACTCCAGGCGAGATCGCGATGAAAAACGGGACGTCAGGAAGCAGTACCTCAAGGGTGGGCCATCGCACGATCTGATACAGCACGTTCAGGACAGCTATGGTCGTCTCTTGCGGAGCCCCCTCTTCACTGAAGAACGACAGGTATCCTGCCGTCGCCATGAAGAAGAGGCTCACCATGACTCCGACGCTGAATCCGAACCGACGCGCCACCGAATCCCGAAGGATCGTCGACAGCGCCGCGCCAACGTCTTTCCAGAGAATGTATCCGACGAGCAGCGGTGTCGCGAGGACGATCCCGTATCCTATCGGATTGGTGTAGCCGCTGAACCCGGGCAGCAGATACGGATACAGTATCCAGCCGCCGAACAGTATTCCGAGAGCCATGTACCGAGGACGTGTCGTCCATCGAACGAGTCCGGTGATAAAACTCGCAACCACGACTAACAGGCCGGTTCCGATCGCGAGCGGCTGATACAAAGACCGCGAGAACGGCATCGAATCTGCCTGATACGTCGGATCCGGGGCCAGGCCCTCAAAGAGGATCGCACCGGCGACAGCAACTCCGATGCCGACCGCAATCCCGTACAGAGCGGCTCTCGGTGAGATCCGTTCCCTTCGCTTGAGGAGAACGAGCGCACCGACTGCGAGGGCGCCGATACCAGCGATCGCCAGCCCGTGCGACTGTGTGAAACCCGACGCCTCGGCGCCACCGTGGGCCGAAACTGTGGGGACCAGCGAAAGGAGACTGATCCCGACAGAAACCAGGACGAGTAGGCGGATCGACCTTCTGCGAGATTTCGGTCTGTCACCATCCGCTTTCTCTTTCCGGCCTTTCTGAGTCATTACGCGAGCTTAGTAACTCACACACAACTATCTGTCTCTCTCGTTTCCCCGAGACGCACCTCGTGACCACCTGAGAGTCTGTGTATGAGTGGAACCGTGCTGTAGAGCCCCGACTAGAAAGGCTCGGAGGGAGGGGGGAGGGTGTCTGATCGTGTCAGTTCGGTTCGTAGCCGGCGTATTCCATGAGCTGGCTGAAGATGTCCGTATCCATGACGGAGCGATACACAACCCCCGTAAGCATGCCACCGGGGTAGAACGACCCGTTCATCACGTGGTTGACTTTGTGGCAGTGCATGAGGTAGATCCCGGGGTCTGCGTCCGCCGTGAACTCGATTGTGTGTCGTTCAGCGGGTGCAATATTCGTGACATCCATGTCGTGGCGGGTGGCCTCCGGAACCGTCCCACCGTCCTTTTCGACGCGCCGGAAGCGGTGGTTGTGGATGTGTATCGGGTGTGACATGTATCCCCCGTTGACGAGGTGAATACGGACCTGATCGCCCTGATCGACAATGATCGGTGACCCTTGTTCGGGGTGGAGCGTCCGGGGTGCGCTCTTCCCGTTAACCGTGAAGACGTCCGGAGTCCGCGAGGTCGTATCGTAGGTAAAATCCGCCTCTCCGGCCCATTTTTCCGGGATCCGTGAGTCCCAGTCTTTGATCGTCATGAAGTACTCCCGGTCCGCCGACTCGTAGCCTTCGGGGTCGACCCGAAAGATACCGTACATTCCCATATCGATGTGACGGTGTGTCTGGAAGTGACAGTGGTACAGGTGCGTCCCCGGAACGTTCGCCGGAATTTCATAGGTGTGTTTCTCACCCGCCGGGACTTGGATTCCGGTCGATGTCGGAACACCGTCGTTCTTCCATGTTTTGGTGACCCCGTGGAAGTGGATGGTATGGGGTCGACGCCCATTCGTATTGTCGAGGGTCACTTCCATGTCATTCCCTTCGGTTGTCCGAAGGATCGGGCCTGGAACGCTCGGGTCGTTGTCGTCGGCCTGCCATGCCCAGACTCGGGGAAACTCGACCGGGCCGCCCATTGAATCAAGTGGATGGACCGCGTGTCGCGCCGGCTGCGTCCCCATCGTCACGGATCCTCCCTGTTCGTCGACATTAATCACCGTCGGAGGACTGGTGTAGGGAAGATCAGACGATGTCGTCTGTGCTTCACTCGGGGTGCCCGTGGCCGCTGTCGGCGCGTCGATTGTTTTGGATGAACAGCCCGCCAACGCCGACACGCCTGTCACCCCAGTCGCAGCGAGAAATTCTCTCCGGGATAGTCCGGTTCCAGGGGCACCGAAAGATCTAGTCATGGTACATTTGGAATACTTTGTTGTCGTATTAAAACAGGAATGCGGAATCCCCGTCAGTGAGAGACCCCTACGAACATATTCGGCTACAGTCAAACTATCCGCAAGTAAGGCACTTGTGTAGCGGTCAAAGAAACAAATACGCTATCAACAGATAGCGAACAGTTACACGCCGCCAGTAGCTGTTAGATATGCGATGGTAAATTGTATCGCATTATACGCACCATGAATCACGGCCGGAACAGTGAGGTTATCGGTGTATTCGTAGGTCGCACCGAGTACCAAGGCGAGAATGAATGCGATACCGACGTACACGAGTTTCCCTTCCCCGCTCAACGAAAAGAGATGGATCGACGCGAAGAGGATGCTTGCAAGAACGATTGCACGGGTTGGATGTAGTGTTTCTCGAAGTGTCCCCTGAACCAATCCTCGGTATAGGAGCTCTTCGCCCGGACCAACTAACAAAAACGATAGAGGAATTAGAACCAGAAAGGCTGTTGGATTCTGTTGACCAATCGTTACTACCTGATTTTCTGCAGATTCCAGTCCAAGTGCGGAAGTGATGCGTGATGAGACAACGAGTAGGCTGAGAAGCGTACCTATTCCTCCGATAGTCACAGCAATATCCCGGCGGTCCGGAATCGAAAGCGAAACGAATGTGTAGTTGAGACCGCGGAATCTGAGATAGAGGATTGAGAGCCCTCCGAATGTTACTCCTTGTAACAAGATCGTGGTCATCACGAGGCGCAATGATGGACGAGCGGTTACGTCGATCCCGAATGCGCCCAGTAATGCGGCAGCGATGGTGACAATAATCGATCCAATAACCGTTGAGCCGTACGTCAGTCCAACTGCACTGCCGACAGACTGGATCCGTGTAATTAAATTTGTCATTTGAAAATACCTGTTACTGATCGGTTTGCGTGAGCAATACGTCGAGTTCCGATACTGAGTTGTGCTGATAAATTGGCGCTTTTGATCATTAATTGTCTGATGTTGTTCGTTTGTCTCTCAGATACAGCCAAACAAATAGCTTCTGTGGCTGTAATGTGCATGAATGCCAGGAGTGGGAGATTCGGAATTGTTAGTCCATCTACGGGAGTCTGTCATCGTACAGCGGCGCACGGTGATTTGTATGAGCAGGAGGTTGTCGCCGCCTGTACCATCGGGTGATACGTTGAGAACACTCTACTAGGAACCGATAAGTGAATGTTAGTCCACCAAACTGACAGATGAGACCTGATTGCTGTAACACCTAGGACGATTACTAGTGGGTTCATCAGAATTCGTTGGTACCAACCGAGGACACATGGTCGCAGTCCGAGGCCGAGGCTGAACCAGAAAATCCCAATTGTTGCGATCTCTGCGACGGAAATAGACTTTCCAATACGAATTGGTTCCGTTCGTACCCCATCTAAAATTCGTTTAGTAAGGGGACAGGTCGTTGTTCTTTATTTACT
Coding sequences within it:
- a CDS encoding cation-translocating P-type ATPase; amino-acid sequence: MTDNCYLCGREVHSSTFETVGEQSFCSSGCHDVYTTLGASDSPDATQTSSESKIEEGDDTGPPNQHRSQTFLRIDGMYSATCEAYLESLADKQEGVASAEASYVTETIRVEHDPAIVSKESLREALSSLGYTAYLREDASSDVGEAGGTTRRSREMGGIRKRRDDQLLGMRYSVGFLFGAFLLVPYVAILYPAQLASIFDWQVLEIFEGTFRLNSQGAFVFLRLYFVMTGIILVFTGLPVLRGAYISLKMRRPNTDLLVALTAVSAYAYSTAAVILGQNDIFYDLAIIVTAAVTAMVFYESSIKQRALDRLTELTISQVESTRTYDSDGETQEVRVEDLSTGDVVLVRQGERVPIDGELVEDSCTVDEAIVTGESLPVLKRAGDDVIGGSIVTDGAALVRVAPDLTSSIDRITTAVWDLQSATHGVQRHADQLASYAVFLVVGAAVAVGGVGVLAFGMGLPDALLLALLIILAGSPWALGLATPLSVAKSLSSALRRGIIIFDETVFERLRDVDIVVFDKTGTLTTGEMEVIKADAPPELLDAVAALEQRASHPAANAITTAFAGKDGSDGTADQPDSGDDAAGTEGVGQIREFTNHRSGIEGVIGNTSYLVGNLDLFAEQGWTVDDDIRSRIADAQEFGQLPVVVGRDGTAEGLIVVGDEPRDGWDDTVSRLGERGTEIVVLTGDDEEATDFFKRHDAVTHVFATVPPEGKTATIRRLKSDGEVAMVGDGTNDAPALAAADLGISLGGGTALAADAADIAIVDNDIRSVETAFDLAGAARRRVKQNNLLAFSYNGIALAALAVGFFNPLTAAAAVIAGGGLIAVNTQRKLI
- a CDS encoding multicopper oxidase domain-containing protein, with the translated sequence MTRSFGAPGTGLSRREFLAATGVTGVSALAGCSSKTIDAPTAATGTPSEAQTTSSDLPYTSPPTVINVDEQGGSVTMGTQPARHAVHPLDSMGGPVEFPRVWAWQADDNDPSVPGPILRTTEGNDMEVTLDNTNGRRPHTIHFHGVTKTWKNDGVPTSTGIQVPAGEKHTYEIPANVPGTHLYHCHFQTHRHIDMGMYGIFRVDPEGYESADREYFMTIKDWDSRIPEKWAGEADFTYDTTSRTPDVFTVNGKSAPRTLHPEQGSPIIVDQGDQVRIHLVNGGYMSHPIHIHNHRFRRVEKDGGTVPEATRHDMDVTNIAPAERHTIEFTADADPGIYLMHCHKVNHVMNGSFYPGGMLTGVVYRSVMDTDIFSQLMEYAGYEPN
- a CDS encoding CPBP family intramembrane glutamic endopeptidase encodes the protein MTTILLQGVTFGGLSILYLRFRGLNYTFVSLSIPDRRDIAVTIGGIGTLLSLLVVSSRITSALGLESAENQVVTIGQQNPTAFLVLIPLSFLLVGPGEELLYRGLVQGTLRETLHPTRAIVLASILFASIHLFSLSGEGKLVYVGIAFILALVLGATYEYTDNLTVPAVIHGAYNAIQFTIAYLTATGGV
- a CDS encoding disulfide bond formation protein B, yielding MLDGVRTEPIRIGKSISVAEIATIGIFWFSLGLGLRPCVLGWYQRILMNPLVIVLGVTAIRSHLSVWWTNIHLSVPSRVFSTYHPMVQAATTSCSYKSPCAAVR